In Afipia sp. GAS231, a single window of DNA contains:
- a CDS encoding caspase family protein, translating into MRTFRSIISAKRALGIAGLSAILIFCGLHPAHAERRVALVIGNSAYQNVAKLSNPANDSAAMAATFKEAGFDVVELKRDLKTSEMRRALRDFSDAARDSDVAIVFYAGHGIEIDGANYLIPTDAVLERDIDAFDEAIPLDRLLAVIEPARKLRLVILDACRDNPFVKSMKRTIASRAIGRGLAQVEPGSANTLIAFAAKAGSTASDGDGKNSPFTAALVKYLPKPGLDLRKAFGFARDEVLKSTGNRQEPFIYGSLGGEDFPLVAAVPVPAASNPGQAMRRDYELAERVATLEAWDLFIATYHDGFYAKLAQAQRNKLEAEQSRLAAIEKARLAEEERARLAAEGAKATTQAKAAADAKAAAKSAEEARAAAERKTALEEARIAEVERAQAKAAEEAHVAADKKQQNEAAKAAEVERSRLAQQARLAEDARVAAENAKAVADAKAVRERLALERAKALAEVQVAEAARSKAEAEAKAEEDARVIAAKVRAAEQAKAAEAERIRLAALAPAGAAAEDGKVRGSSEDISRSLVSELRRVGCGSAAATDDWNVAAQKALAQYNKHAGTQFDVKVASLDALQSVRERPAGICPLVCEHGFEASGGKCVKIVCEKGHELSEDNACERVVRQKKEKPTPAATAPKPRAAPAPEARQPEPVRSRTAGGSMEARIAQCQLRAGGREGGGARNANRSFQRLDSCLRGQ; encoded by the coding sequence ATGAGGACGTTTCGATCCATCATTTCCGCCAAGCGTGCCCTCGGCATCGCCGGGCTTTCTGCAATCCTGATTTTCTGCGGACTACACCCTGCCCACGCGGAACGCCGGGTCGCGTTGGTGATCGGCAATTCGGCATACCAGAATGTGGCCAAGCTTTCCAATCCGGCCAATGATTCGGCGGCAATGGCCGCAACATTCAAGGAGGCCGGTTTCGACGTCGTTGAGTTGAAGCGCGATCTCAAGACGAGCGAGATGCGCCGCGCGCTTCGTGATTTTTCGGATGCCGCGCGGGATTCCGACGTTGCCATCGTGTTTTATGCCGGTCACGGCATCGAGATCGATGGTGCAAATTATCTGATACCTACCGATGCCGTGCTGGAGCGCGATATCGACGCGTTCGATGAAGCCATCCCGCTCGATCGATTGCTGGCGGTGATCGAGCCTGCCAGAAAATTGCGGCTGGTGATTCTGGATGCCTGCCGCGACAATCCCTTTGTCAAGAGCATGAAGCGCACCATTGCATCGCGTGCGATCGGACGCGGGCTTGCCCAGGTCGAACCCGGCAGCGCGAACACGCTGATTGCGTTTGCCGCAAAGGCCGGATCGACTGCCTCCGACGGCGACGGCAAGAACAGTCCATTCACGGCGGCGCTCGTCAAATATCTGCCGAAACCGGGCCTCGACCTGCGCAAGGCCTTCGGCTTTGCCCGCGATGAAGTTCTGAAATCGACCGGCAACAGGCAGGAACCGTTCATCTACGGTTCGCTGGGTGGCGAAGACTTTCCCCTCGTCGCCGCGGTGCCGGTGCCTGCGGCATCCAATCCCGGTCAGGCGATGCGCCGAGACTACGAACTCGCCGAGCGGGTCGCTACGCTTGAAGCATGGGATCTTTTCATCGCGACCTATCATGATGGCTTTTACGCAAAATTGGCGCAGGCCCAGCGCAACAAGCTGGAGGCTGAGCAGTCGCGCCTGGCGGCGATCGAGAAAGCGCGTTTGGCGGAAGAGGAACGGGCGAGACTAGCGGCCGAAGGCGCCAAGGCGACTACCCAGGCAAAAGCTGCGGCCGATGCCAAAGCGGCTGCCAAGTCGGCCGAAGAAGCCCGTGCCGCCGCAGAGAGGAAGACGGCGCTCGAGGAGGCAAGGATAGCCGAAGTCGAACGCGCGCAAGCCAAGGCAGCGGAAGAAGCGCACGTTGCGGCCGACAAGAAACAGCAAAACGAGGCCGCGAAAGCCGCCGAAGTCGAGCGGTCGCGACTGGCGCAACAGGCCAGGTTGGCCGAGGATGCCCGCGTCGCCGCCGAGAATGCCAAGGCGGTCGCCGATGCCAAGGCGGTCAGGGAGCGATTGGCCCTGGAAAGAGCCAAGGCGCTTGCTGAAGTCCAGGTTGCAGAGGCTGCTCGCAGCAAGGCCGAGGCCGAAGCGAAAGCCGAAGAGGATGCGCGGGTGATCGCCGCGAAGGTGAGAGCAGCCGAACAGGCCAAAGCGGCGGAGGCCGAACGCATCAGGCTTGCCGCACTCGCCCCCGCTGGCGCGGCAGCCGAGGACGGTAAGGTGCGCGGGTCATCCGAGGACATCAGCCGATCGCTGGTTTCCGAATTGCGTCGCGTCGGCTGCGGCTCAGCCGCGGCCACCGATGACTGGAACGTCGCAGCCCAGAAAGCGCTTGCGCAATATAACAAGCACGCCGGCACGCAATTCGATGTCAAGGTCGCCAGTCTCGATGCGCTGCAATCGGTTCGCGAGCGGCCCGCCGGTATTTGCCCGCTGGTTTGCGAACACGGTTTCGAGGCCAGCGGCGGCAAATGCGTGAAGATCGTTTGCGAAAAAGGTCATGAGCTTTCCGAGGATAATGCGTGCGAGCGCGTTGTCCGGCAAAAAAAGGAAAAGCCGACACCCGCTGCCACGGCACCGAAGCCAAGGGCCGCACCGGCCCCGGAAGCCCGCCAGCCGGAACCGGTGCGCTCGCGAACCGCCGGAGGAAGTATGGAAGCGCGGATTGCACAATGCCAATTGCGGGCCGGCGGGCGGGAAGGGGGCGGGGCCAGGAACGCCAATCGCAGCTTCCAGCGACTCGATTCCTGCCTTCGTGGCCAGTAG
- a CDS encoding caspase domain-containing protein, producing MRACWASVAAIFLIFGLYDPAFAEKRVALVIGNSAYQNVGRLLNPANDSAAMSETFKSAGFDVVELKRDVKANEMRRALRDFSDSVRDADVAIVYYAGHGIEIDGTNYLVPTDATLERDIDAYDEAIPLERLLAVIEPARKLRLVILDACRDNPFSKSMKRTIASRAIGRGLAKVDPTSPNTLVAFAAKAGSTASDGDGKNSPFTAALVKYLPKPGLDLRKAFGFARDEVLKTTGNRQEPFIYGSLGGDDFALVPAAVPAPAVAPAVDSSQGVRADYELAERVGTKEAWDFFLSTYPDGFYAKLAQAQRNKLEAEQSRLAAIEKSRSAEEERARLAAEGAKASAQAKAAAEARAADEARAAAERKKVLEEAKIVEVERAQAKAAEEARLAAERKKEIEQTKAAEAEHARLVLQAKAAADARIAAENARAAAEAEVKREQLALERAKALAEEKAAEAARIRAEAQARAEQDARVVASTTKAAEEAKANQDAERARQQKVVQEARLAEAERGRLAAQVKANEASTNAVTADDAVRKEAQSVVDQKAKPIGPLANLTPPNDQGASAPDQESLPRLLQAQLRRVGCGSDPVTGDWDASAQKALHLFNKNAGTKFDVRVASIDALDVVRGKTGRICPLLCEHGFKADGDSCVKIICKDGLELSDDNSCERVERQKPRRKEAPTATLTPERATAPSPERQREPAAPSAIQRADLAKQGGGYRQCMGALPGCYERAIRNRSPEAARAWCNRRPTC from the coding sequence ATGCGGGCTTGTTGGGCATCAGTAGCTGCCATTTTTTTGATTTTTGGCCTGTACGACCCCGCGTTTGCCGAAAAGCGCGTGGCGCTGGTGATCGGGAATTCCGCTTATCAAAACGTGGGCCGGCTTCTCAATCCCGCCAACGACTCTGCGGCGATGTCTGAGACTTTCAAGAGTGCCGGGTTTGACGTCGTCGAGCTGAAACGAGACGTCAAGGCAAATGAAATGCGCCGGGCGCTTCGTGATTTTTCGGACAGCGTGCGGGATGCGGACGTCGCCATCGTCTACTATGCGGGCCACGGCATCGAGATTGACGGCACCAACTATCTCGTTCCGACGGATGCGACCCTCGAACGCGATATCGACGCCTATGATGAGGCGATCCCGCTCGAACGGCTGCTGGCCGTGATCGAGCCTGCCCGGAAACTGCGGCTGGTTATTCTGGATGCGTGCCGCGACAATCCGTTCAGCAAGAGCATGAAGCGAACGATTGCCTCGCGCGCGATCGGACGTGGACTGGCAAAGGTCGACCCGACCAGCCCCAACACCCTGGTCGCGTTCGCGGCCAAGGCCGGATCGACGGCATCCGACGGCGACGGCAAGAACAGTCCGTTCACCGCGGCGCTGGTCAAGTACCTGCCGAAACCCGGGCTCGATCTGCGCAAAGCGTTCGGCTTCGCACGCGACGAGGTGCTGAAGACCACGGGCAACCGGCAAGAGCCCTTCATTTACGGCTCGCTGGGCGGCGACGACTTTGCGCTCGTGCCGGCGGCTGTTCCTGCCCCGGCGGTCGCTCCGGCCGTCGATTCCAGCCAGGGGGTCAGGGCCGACTACGAACTGGCCGAGCGTGTCGGCACAAAGGAAGCGTGGGATTTCTTCCTCTCGACCTATCCTGACGGCTTCTACGCCAAGCTGGCGCAGGCCCAGCGCAATAAACTGGAGGCCGAGCAGTCTCGGTTGGCCGCCATCGAGAAGTCCCGCTCGGCCGAGGAGGAGCGAGCCCGGCTCGCGGCGGAAGGCGCCAAGGCAAGCGCGCAGGCGAAGGCGGCGGCCGAAGCCAGGGCGGCCGACGAAGCGCGTGCCGCCGCGGAGCGGAAGAAAGTACTCGAAGAGGCAAAGATCGTCGAGGTCGAACGCGCGCAGGCAAAGGCTGCGGAAGAGGCACGGCTGGCCGCGGAACGGAAGAAGGAAATCGAGCAGACGAAGGCCGCCGAGGCCGAACATGCGCGGCTGGTCCTGCAAGCCAAGGCGGCGGCGGATGCCCGCATCGCCGCCGAAAATGCCCGGGCCGCAGCGGAAGCCGAAGTCAAACGGGAGCAACTTGCCCTGGAACGGGCCAAGGCGCTCGCCGAGGAGAAAGCCGCTGAAGCCGCCCGCATCAGGGCGGAAGCACAAGCCAGGGCCGAACAGGATGCCAGGGTCGTTGCTTCAACGACGAAGGCGGCGGAAGAGGCCAAGGCGAATCAGGACGCCGAGCGCGCCCGGCAGCAGAAGGTGGTGCAGGAAGCGCGACTTGCGGAGGCAGAGCGCGGCAGGCTTGCCGCACAGGTCAAGGCAAATGAGGCTTCGACCAATGCGGTGACGGCCGACGATGCCGTGCGCAAGGAAGCACAGTCCGTCGTGGATCAGAAGGCGAAGCCGATCGGTCCGCTGGCAAACCTGACGCCGCCGAATGATCAGGGGGCGTCGGCGCCGGACCAGGAAAGCCTGCCCCGTTTGCTTCAGGCGCAGTTGCGGCGCGTCGGCTGCGGTTCGGATCCAGTCACCGGCGATTGGGACGCCTCGGCGCAGAAGGCCTTGCATCTCTTCAACAAGAACGCGGGCACCAAGTTTGACGTCAGGGTCGCGAGCATCGATGCGCTCGACGTTGTCCGCGGCAAGACCGGCCGGATCTGCCCGTTGTTGTGCGAGCATGGCTTCAAGGCCGACGGCGATAGCTGCGTCAAGATCATCTGCAAGGACGGCCTTGAGCTTTCGGACGACAATTCCTGCGAACGCGTCGAGCGGCAGAAGCCGCGGCGCAAGGAGGCGCCGACCGCCACGTTGACGCCCGAGAGAGCGACGGCGCCGTCGCCCGAACGTCAGCGAGAACCGGCTGCTCCTTCCGCCATCCAGCGCGCCGATCTGGCGAAACAGGGTGGCGGTTATCGCCAGTGCATGGGCGCGCTTCCCGGCTGTTACGAAAGGGCCATCAGAAACAGGTCTCCCGAGGCCGCCAGGGCGTGGTGCAACAGACGGCCGACCTGCTGA
- a CDS encoding DUF2147 domain-containing protein — protein MKRIYWLAGLMALSSPAYAGSSISFSVGGHRIHIEASPHCRSTSCASVSVSGIYDSRRRRDRFDDDDAAPAKPASPTPQMIAPPAPPANNLPAPTVVVSAPPTVYKPAAVATQIAAAPPPPRPVQQVAIPLAPPPPVQQVAIPVPPPLPAPVAAPQVSRVSHEVEQETDDTPVGDWQTEGKGAVRITRCGNALCGYVLNSSSDDRGEAVLINMKPKDDTQWTGNVYSHDSGDTFYGTMNLKTPNTLRVEACALYRFYCSGNNWSRISGRAESLMTSRQVSAEPRS, from the coding sequence ATGAAACGAATTTATTGGCTTGCCGGGCTGATGGCGCTCAGCTCCCCCGCTTATGCCGGCAGTTCGATTTCATTCTCGGTCGGCGGTCACCGGATCCATATCGAAGCCTCCCCCCATTGCCGCTCGACCTCCTGTGCGTCGGTGTCGGTCTCCGGCATTTACGATTCCCGCCGCAGGCGCGACCGGTTCGATGACGACGATGCCGCGCCGGCAAAACCCGCATCACCAACGCCGCAAATGATTGCACCGCCGGCGCCGCCCGCGAACAACCTGCCGGCGCCGACCGTCGTCGTTTCCGCGCCGCCCACCGTCTACAAGCCGGCCGCCGTCGCGACGCAGATCGCCGCTGCGCCACCACCACCACGACCCGTTCAACAGGTCGCGATCCCGCTGGCGCCGCCGCCGCCGGTTCAGCAGGTTGCGATTCCCGTCCCGCCACCGCTGCCGGCGCCGGTTGCCGCACCGCAGGTTTCCCGGGTTTCGCACGAGGTCGAACAGGAGACCGACGATACGCCGGTCGGCGACTGGCAGACCGAAGGCAAGGGCGCGGTGCGCATCACGAGATGCGGCAATGCGCTGTGCGGCTACGTCCTCAATTCATCGTCCGACGATCGTGGCGAGGCGGTCCTGATCAACATGAAGCCGAAAGACGACACGCAATGGACCGGCAATGTCTACAGCCATGACAGCGGCGACACTTTTTACGGCACGATGAACCTGAAGACGCCGAATACGCTGCGCGTCGAAGCCTGCGCGCTCTACCGCTTCTATTGCTCCGGCAACAACTGGAGCCGGATCTCGGGGCGGGCCGAAAGCCTGATGACGTCGCGCCAGGTCTCTGCTGAGCCGCGGTCGTAA
- a CDS encoding DUF2147 domain-containing protein, which produces MKRLYILAALLLATTSAQAGNGISFQINGERIRVEAPRNCNALSCIRITAPGYSGTVGSIDLKGIGSKNKDDDDFADTSPAKPAPASAPAPVQAAAPQPAAPAATYVAPAPTAVASAAPAQVDVAVPAPAPVVVAAPVAQPAPVAAAPVSDPNSPLGVWATEENKGNVRIEQCGPNLCGYSVKSGEKILISMKPEGSKWTGRIHDPDSGRNYDSTMAMKGTTSLRVQGCAFGGMFCGGQTWKRVS; this is translated from the coding sequence ATGAAAAGGCTCTACATCCTCGCCGCGCTGCTGCTGGCCACCACCTCGGCGCAGGCCGGCAACGGCATTTCGTTCCAGATCAATGGCGAGCGAATTCGCGTCGAAGCGCCGCGCAACTGCAACGCGCTCTCCTGCATCAGGATCACGGCGCCCGGATATTCCGGCACGGTCGGCAGCATCGATCTCAAGGGCATCGGCTCCAAGAACAAGGACGATGACGATTTCGCCGATACTTCGCCGGCAAAACCGGCCCCGGCTTCCGCCCCCGCTCCGGTTCAGGCGGCGGCGCCGCAGCCCGCGGCACCGGCCGCGACCTATGTTGCGCCGGCCCCGACCGCCGTTGCCTCGGCTGCGCCGGCCCAAGTCGACGTCGCAGTCCCGGCGCCTGCACCGGTCGTCGTTGCCGCACCCGTCGCGCAGCCGGCCCCGGTTGCCGCCGCGCCGGTGTCCGACCCGAACTCGCCGCTCGGCGTCTGGGCGACCGAAGAGAACAAGGGCAACGTGCGCATCGAACAATGCGGACCGAACCTCTGCGGCTATTCCGTCAAGAGCGGCGAAAAGATCCTGATCAGCATGAAGCCGGAAGGCAGCAAGTGGACCGGTCGCATCCACGATCCCGACAGCGGCCGCAACTACGACTCGACGATGGCGATGAAGGGGACCACTTCCCTCCGCGTCCAGGGCTGCGCCTTCGGCGGCATGTTCTGCGGCGGCCAGACCTGGAAGCGCGTCAGCTGA
- a CDS encoding caspase family protein produces MVRLNFCLAGILSLLALGWIAPASAADRVALVIGNGAYQKVPTLPNPPRDAADIGSALERLNFKVTRLNNAGAAEMRKAIVDFGRATEGAEMAIVFYAGHGMEAGGENWLIPTDAELRSDTDVESEAVSLRSINLQVSKARQLGLVILDACRNNPFAAKMQRSLRTRAVARGLAPTEPTDNVLVAYAARDGTTANDGDGRNSPFTTALLRNIETPGLEISFLFRNVRDEVMTATKREQQPFVYGSLSKEAIYLKAPVVARPPAAAPPATVLAAPPVVVATTSTEQNAGKDRTTPPDEKKRNAFTEEDAKRIAAMGSKLKLSMPPFAIGETKADVPVSFQRYVGIWVGKVGPGEGRQKMLVLTEALSDGMVLGHYVYGPAAKGTWDEKSPAGYVGFAAKISDNAFRFWSGIYAIEVKFTGTDAMSMRVTNPDKKITGPAIRFTPLWRLVSADRTLPANDAKGGNEGGRTARKRTTASSSSSTESEPASPDAGGSSQSTKALYAKCSAEGHRIAGGPHKNVGFSRIEACVRNGGQM; encoded by the coding sequence GTGGTTCGTCTGAATTTCTGTCTTGCAGGCATTTTGTCACTGCTGGCGCTGGGCTGGATCGCTCCCGCGTCGGCGGCGGATCGGGTCGCCCTCGTCATCGGCAATGGCGCCTATCAAAAGGTACCAACGCTTCCCAACCCTCCCCGCGATGCCGCCGATATCGGCTCGGCGCTCGAACGATTGAATTTCAAGGTGACCCGCCTCAACAACGCCGGTGCCGCCGAAATGCGAAAAGCGATCGTCGACTTCGGCCGCGCCACCGAAGGGGCGGAAATGGCCATCGTATTCTACGCCGGACACGGCATGGAAGCCGGCGGCGAGAACTGGTTGATCCCCACCGACGCCGAACTTCGCAGCGACACCGACGTCGAAAGCGAGGCCGTCAGCCTGCGGTCGATCAATCTTCAGGTGTCGAAGGCGCGCCAGCTCGGCCTCGTCATTCTGGATGCCTGCCGCAACAATCCGTTCGCCGCGAAGATGCAGCGGTCGCTGCGTACCCGGGCCGTAGCGCGCGGGCTGGCTCCCACCGAGCCTACCGACAATGTCTTGGTAGCTTACGCCGCCCGCGATGGGACCACAGCCAATGACGGGGATGGGAGAAACAGCCCTTTTACGACCGCCTTGCTTCGTAACATCGAAACGCCGGGACTGGAGATATCATTCCTGTTCCGGAATGTGCGCGATGAGGTGATGACCGCCACCAAGCGGGAGCAGCAGCCATTCGTCTACGGCTCGCTTTCCAAGGAGGCGATCTATCTGAAGGCTCCGGTTGTCGCACGGCCCCCCGCTGCGGCACCTCCCGCGACCGTTTTGGCAGCTCCTCCAGTCGTGGTCGCAACGACATCTACCGAGCAAAATGCCGGCAAGGATCGCACGACGCCTCCCGACGAAAAGAAACGGAACGCCTTCACCGAGGAAGACGCCAAACGCATTGCGGCGATGGGATCCAAGCTGAAGCTCTCGATGCCGCCGTTCGCCATCGGAGAAACCAAGGCCGATGTTCCCGTATCTTTCCAACGATACGTTGGCATTTGGGTAGGCAAAGTCGGACCGGGCGAAGGACGCCAGAAAATGCTGGTTCTGACTGAGGCCCTTTCTGACGGCATGGTCCTTGGCCATTATGTTTATGGACCTGCAGCCAAAGGTACCTGGGATGAAAAGTCTCCTGCTGGCTATGTCGGTTTTGCGGCAAAAATTTCCGACAACGCATTCAGGTTTTGGTCCGGGATTTATGCGATCGAGGTGAAGTTTACCGGAACCGATGCAATGAGCATGCGAGTCACCAATCCCGACAAGAAAATTACGGGCCCCGCAATCAGGTTCACTCCGCTTTGGCGGTTGGTTTCGGCGGATCGCACCCTGCCGGCGAACGACGCCAAGGGAGGCAACGAAGGCGGCCGAACCGCCCGAAAGAGAACTACCGCGAGTTCATCTTCGTCCACCGAAAGCGAGCCTGCTTCCCCAGATGCCGGGGGCTCAAGCCAATCCACGAAAGCCCTGTACGCGAAATGCAGCGCCGAAGGACACCGGATTGCCGGCGGCCCGCATAAGAACGTCGGCTTTTCGCGGATCGAAGCTTGCGTCCGCAACGGCGGCCAGATGTAA
- a CDS encoding FecR domain-containing protein — protein MPANAEDIPSAPSDPVQLAQAQPAPTQPAAQPAPNSAAPAADAQQAPEEPIGNAATVTGTASVVRNNATTPLKVKDDIYLNDVVQTAANSSLGITFIDATTFNLKANAQITIDTYVYEDGGKNNAGIFDVAKGTVAFVAASVAKTGDMKITTPTATLGIRGTTGLVEVPEGGGTSATNNIKLYPDADGKVGRIEVNDRSGARLGFLTQGASGFTVRPGIGGARASAVPLVIPPQMIQRDQGFVRQVHSTQTLGRQVVQQQRDFRRANPNFVNPNRPIRQPGQQPNSAPGQNRPGQNRPGQPQQPGQPNRQGQQQPGSPAQPGTTPRTGQPGTATQPGTTPRTGQPQQPGSPAQPGTPPRAGQPQQPGSPAQPGSPAQPGTTPRTGLPKQPGAPSQPGLSPRTGQPLQPATPSQPGLPPRAGQPPLPAQPSAPQGQPGLLNRLAPHVPGLSRVPGIQNAPALRPGALPRRAPAVPPKGKRPKDVR, from the coding sequence ATGCCAGCAAACGCGGAGGATATTCCCTCAGCGCCTTCCGATCCGGTGCAGCTGGCACAGGCGCAGCCCGCACCGACGCAACCCGCGGCGCAGCCGGCACCAAACTCCGCCGCACCCGCCGCCGACGCGCAGCAGGCGCCGGAAGAACCGATCGGCAACGCCGCCACCGTGACCGGCACCGCCAGCGTGGTCCGCAACAACGCCACTACGCCGCTCAAGGTCAAGGACGACATCTATCTCAACGACGTGGTGCAGACCGCTGCGAATTCGTCGCTCGGCATCACCTTCATCGATGCCACCACCTTCAATCTCAAGGCGAACGCGCAGATCACCATCGACACCTACGTCTATGAAGACGGCGGCAAGAACAATGCCGGCATCTTCGACGTCGCCAAGGGCACGGTGGCTTTCGTGGCGGCATCCGTCGCCAAGACCGGCGATATGAAAATCACGACGCCGACCGCGACGCTCGGCATTCGCGGCACCACCGGCCTCGTCGAGGTGCCGGAAGGCGGCGGCACCAGCGCCACCAACAACATCAAGCTTTATCCCGATGCCGACGGCAAGGTCGGCCGCATCGAGGTCAATGACCGCAGCGGCGCGCGGCTCGGCTTCCTTACGCAGGGCGCCAGCGGCTTCACCGTCCGTCCCGGCATCGGCGGCGCACGCGCTTCGGCGGTGCCTTTGGTGATTCCGCCGCAGATGATCCAGCGCGACCAGGGCTTTGTCCGCCAGGTGCACTCGACGCAAACGCTTGGCCGTCAGGTCGTTCAGCAGCAGCGCGACTTCCGGCGCGCCAATCCCAATTTCGTCAATCCGAACCGCCCGATCCGGCAGCCCGGCCAGCAGCCGAACAGCGCGCCCGGACAGAACCGTCCTGGACAGAACCGTCCCGGACAACCGCAACAGCCGGGCCAGCCGAACCGTCAGGGCCAGCAGCAACCGGGTTCACCGGCACAACCGGGCACCACGCCGCGCACCGGTCAGCCGGGCACGGCGACCCAACCCGGCACGACGCCGCGCACGGGACAGCCGCAACAGCCGGGCTCGCCGGCACAGCCGGGCACGCCGCCGCGCGCGGGTCAGCCGCAACAACCCGGTTCGCCTGCGCAACCCGGTTCGCCTGCGCAACCCGGCACCACGCCGCGCACCGGCCTGCCGAAACAGCCGGGCGCGCCGTCACAGCCAGGACTATCGCCGCGCACGGGACAACCGCTGCAGCCCGCGACACCATCGCAGCCCGGTCTGCCGCCGCGTGCCGGACAGCCGCCCTTGCCGGCGCAGCCCAGCGCGCCGCAGGGACAGCCGGGATTGCTGAACCGGCTCGCGCCGCACGTGCCAGGGCTTTCACGAGTGCCCGGCATCCAGAACGCACCTGCCCTGCGGCCGGGAGCACTGCCGAGGCGGGCGCCTGCCGTGCCGCCCAAAGGCAAGCGGCCAAAGGACGTGCGGTAA
- a CDS encoding NUDIX hydrolase, with protein sequence MARTPAMAAGGIVLRQAKPPLVAVVRLRKRNEWVLPKGKLDDGETPRAAAEREVLEETGHAVAVHEFLGTLVYEARGGSKVVHYWRMEAGDAPVRELMRDVRAVDWLPLGDAVERLSRGYERAFLENVGPIALSAAAHAASTTRPRPKPAVEKPRAKRSATTPPPTVTAPPSQPDLSVVQDDRTAVMIDAFEAEANGDVMPSAVAPPFALEVEPAAVGADATRAPLRKGLIQKMRDWLRRAV encoded by the coding sequence ATGGCGCGAACGCCTGCAATGGCGGCGGGAGGTATTGTGCTGCGGCAGGCAAAGCCGCCGCTGGTCGCCGTCGTGCGCCTGCGCAAGCGCAATGAATGGGTGTTGCCGAAGGGCAAGCTCGACGACGGCGAGACGCCGCGGGCCGCTGCCGAGCGCGAGGTGCTGGAAGAGACCGGGCACGCGGTCGCCGTGCACGAATTTCTGGGCACGCTGGTTTACGAGGCTCGCGGCGGTTCCAAGGTGGTGCACTACTGGCGCATGGAAGCCGGCGACGCGCCGGTGCGCGAACTGATGCGCGATGTGCGGGCCGTGGACTGGTTGCCGCTGGGCGATGCCGTCGAGCGGCTGTCGCGCGGCTACGAGCGCGCGTTCCTGGAAAATGTCGGCCCGATCGCGCTGTCCGCGGCGGCGCATGCGGCGAGCACAACGCGTCCGCGGCCAAAGCCGGCGGTCGAAAAGCCGCGGGCGAAGCGCAGCGCCACGACACCGCCTCCAACCGTGACAGCGCCGCCTTCGCAACCCGACCTCTCCGTCGTGCAGGATGATCGCACGGCGGTCATGATCGATGCGTTCGAAGCGGAAGCCAATGGTGACGTGATGCCGTCCGCCGTTGCGCCGCCATTCGCGCTGGAGGTCGAGCCCGCGGCCGTCGGCGCGGACGCGACGCGAGCGCCCCTGCGCAAAGGTCTGATTCAAAAGATGCGAGACTGGCTGCGCCGCGCCGTCTGA
- the asd gene encoding archaetidylserine decarboxylase (Phosphatidylserine decarboxylase is synthesized as a single chain precursor. Generation of the pyruvoyl active site from a Ser is coupled to cleavage of a Gly-Ser bond between the larger (beta) and smaller (alpha chains). It is an integral membrane protein.), with translation MTMKGLIASLTQQEDLNFLLTNRIPRAALTRFMGWFSKIENPLVRDASIACWRLFSDLDLSEAKKTEFKSLHDCFTRELRPGLRPVDPDPSVVVSPSDGIVGAHGRIQDTELFQIKGAPYSLLDLLGDPALVERHRNGRFLTLRLTSSMYHRFHAPYDGRIERVTFVHGDVWNVNPIALKRVERLFCKNERAVIETRLPSGEALTLVPVAAILVASIRLHFLDLTLNAQSRGANVFPCDASVRKGDELGWFEHGSTIIVLAPDNFEFAANVMEGARVKAGEALLRKP, from the coding sequence ATGACAATGAAGGGGCTGATCGCCTCCCTGACCCAGCAGGAGGACCTCAACTTTCTGTTGACCAACCGTATCCCGCGGGCGGCGCTGACCCGCTTCATGGGCTGGTTCAGCAAGATCGAGAATCCCTTGGTGCGCGATGCCTCGATCGCCTGCTGGCGGCTGTTTTCCGACCTCGATCTGTCGGAGGCCAAAAAGACCGAGTTCAAGAGCCTGCACGACTGCTTTACCCGCGAGCTTCGCCCCGGGCTGCGCCCGGTCGATCCCGATCCATCCGTGGTGGTTTCCCCGAGCGACGGCATCGTCGGCGCGCATGGCCGCATCCAGGATACCGAGCTGTTCCAGATCAAGGGCGCGCCCTATTCGCTGCTCGACCTGCTCGGCGATCCCGCTTTGGTGGAGCGTCATCGCAACGGACGCTTCCTCACGCTGCGGCTGACGTCCAGCATGTATCACCGCTTTCACGCGCCGTATGACGGCCGGATCGAGCGGGTGACGTTCGTCCATGGCGACGTCTGGAACGTCAACCCGATCGCGCTGAAGCGGGTCGAGCGGCTGTTCTGCAAGAACGAGCGCGCGGTGATCGAAACCCGGCTGCCGTCAGGCGAAGCGCTGACGCTGGTGCCGGTGGCCGCGATCCTCGTGGCGAGCATCCGGCTGCACTTCCTCGACCTCACGCTCAACGCGCAGAGCAGGGGAGCAAACGTGTTCCCCTGCGATGCCAGCGTGCGCAAGGGCGACGAACTCGGCTGGTTCGAGCACGGCTCGACCATCATCGTGCTGGCGCCGGACAATTTCGAGTTTGCGGCCAACGTCATGGAAGGCGCCCGCGTGAAGGCCGGCGAGGCGCTGCTGCGAAAGCCGTAA